One genomic segment of Desmodus rotundus isolate HL8 chromosome 5, HLdesRot8A.1, whole genome shotgun sequence includes these proteins:
- the C5H11orf87 gene encoding uncharacterized protein C11orf87 homolog, translating to MSARAPKELRLALPPCLLNRTFASPNASGSASAQGPGAGGGTCITQVGQQIFQSFSSTLVLIVLVTLIFCLIVLSLSTFHIHKRRMKKRKMQRAQEEYERDHCSGNCGGRGLSPAGGQAPTHIEEARLERQPQDSVFCDPSKVSSSSLSPGLPSQDPHAPPPPPPAPSPQGAQAASSCLDTPGEGLLQTVVLS from the coding sequence ATGAGTGCCAGGGCGCCCAAGGAGCTGAGGCTGGCGCTGCCGCCGTGTCTCCTCAACAGGACCTTTGCTTCCCCCAACGCCAGCGGCAGTGCCAGTGCCCAAGGCCCCGGCGCAGGCGGCGGCACCTGCATTACGCAGGTGGGACAGCAGATCTTCCAGTCCTTCTCCTCCACGCTGGTGCTGATTGTCCTGGTCACCCTCATCTTCTGCCTCATCGTGCTGTCCCTCTCCACCTTCCATATCCACAAGCGCAGGATGAAGAAGCGGAAGATGCAGAGGGCTCAGGAGGAATACGAGAGGGATCACTGCAGCGGCAACTGCGGCGGCAGGGGCCTGTCCCCGGCCGGTGGCCAGGCCCCCACCCACATAGAAGAAGCCCGGCTGGAGAGGCAACCCCAGGACTCCGTTTTCTGCGACCCCTCCAAAGTGTCCTCCTCCTCTTTGTCCCCTGGCCTCCCGAGCCAGGATCCCCATGCTCCTCCGCCTCCACCACCAGCCCCCAGTCCGCAAGGAGCACAAGCAGCCTCTTCTTGTTTGGACACACCTGGCGAGGGCCTTTTGCAAACGGTGGTACTGTCCTGA